The proteins below are encoded in one region of Chiloscyllium punctatum isolate Juve2018m chromosome 9, sChiPun1.3, whole genome shotgun sequence:
- the LOC140481380 gene encoding ras-related protein Rab-39A-like, with the protein MEAIWIYQFRLIVIGDSTVGKSCLLRRFTDGKFNDVSDPTVGVDFFARLVEIEPGKRIKLQLWDTAGQERFRSITRSYYRNSVGGLLVFDITNRRSFEHVRDWLEEAKMHVQPYRIIFLLVGHKSDLATQRKVSKEEAEKLAAVSGMKYIETSAKDSMNVEESFTILTREIYELLKKGNISIQEGWEGVKSGVVPNVVHSSEEAVQPGRRCFC; encoded by the exons ATGGAAGCTATTTGGATCTATCAGTTCCGTCTGATAGTGATCGGGGACTCGACCGTGGGGAAGTCCTGCCTCCTCCGGAGATTCACTGACGGCAAATTCAACGACGTGTCTGACCCCACGGTTGGTGTGGATTTCTTCGCCAGGCTGGTGGAGATCGAGCCGGGAAAGAGGATCAAATTACAGCTGTGGGACACAGCCGGGCAGGAGAGGTTCAG GTCCATAACCCGTTCCTACTATCGTAATTCAGTTGGTGGGCTGCTGGTGTTTGATATCACAAATCGCAGATCTTTTGAACATGTGCGTGATTggttggaagaagcaaaaatgcaCGTCCAGCCATATCGAATCATATTTCTGCTTGTCGGACACAAAAGTGACTTGGCAACTCAAAGGAAAGTTTCAAAGGAGGAGGCAGAGAAACTTGCAGCTGTATCTGGTATGAAATACATAGAGACCTCCGCAAAAGATTCGATGAATGTGGAGGAATCTTTCACCATTCTGACCCGAGAAATATACGAGCTGCTCAAGAAAGGCAACATATCCATCCAGGAAGGGTGGGAAGGTGTTAAGAGTGGTGTGGTTCCTAATGTTGTTCATTCTTCTGAGGAAGCTGTGCAGCCTGGACGAAGGTGCTTTTGCTAA